A stretch of the Capsicum annuum cultivar UCD-10X-F1 chromosome 8, UCD10Xv1.1, whole genome shotgun sequence genome encodes the following:
- the LOC107879693 gene encoding CBL-interacting serine/threonine-protein kinase 25-like, translating into MEERQLLFEKYEVGKLLGKGTFAKVYYGKELETGESVAIKVIKKDQVQKEGMMEQITREISVMRRVRHPNIVELKEVMATKSKIFFIMEYVKGGELFKNLVAKGKFKEDTARKYFQQLVSAVDFCHSRGVYHRDLKPENLLLDENEDLKISDFGLSALPDEQLSRNDGLLHTQCGTPAYVAPEVLRRKGYDGAKADIWSCGVILYVLLAGYLPFQDENLNNMYKKIFKSYFEFPPWFSMDSRRLVSKLLMADPERRITIQGIMRIPWFRKDLALPRAFSIQYFQKLEKEEENDHDEEGMSNKQGGVIRKSPSSPAFFNAFELISSMSSGFDLSSLFEIKGKASSMFTSRSTARDVIRKLEKMAKVMRYKVYRVKPFKLKLQCPEEGRKGQLLVTAEVFKVAPEVTVVELSKSSGDTLEYNKFCEEEVRPALKDIVWTWQGTGTENADADNKQVLEQ; encoded by the coding sequence ATGGAGGAGAGACAATTGCTTTTTGAGAAGTATGAAGTAGGGAAGCTATTAGGCAAAGGGACTTTTGCAAAAGTGTATTATGGGAAGGAACTTGAAACGGGGGAAAGTGTAGCCATCAAAGTCATTAAAAAAGATCAAGTCCAGAAAGAAGGAATGATGGAGCAAATCACTCGAGAAATCTCAGTGATGCGTCGCGTTCGCCATCCAAATATTGTGGAACTCAAAGAAGTGATGGCTACAAAGTCCAAAATCTTCTTCATTATGGAGTATGTTAAAGGGGGCGagctttttaaaaatttagtggCAAAAGGCAAATTTAAGGAAGATACAGCAAGAAAGTACTTCCAACAATTGGTAAGTGCTGTTGATTTCTGTCACAGCCGAGGGGTTTATCACCGGGATTTGAAGCCTGAAAACCTCCTCCTTGATGAGAATGAGGACTTGAAGATATCTGATTTCGGGTTATCAGCTTTGCCTGATGAGCAGTTGAGTAGAAATGATGGTTTGCTTCATACACAGTGTGGGACACCAGCATATGTTGCTCCTGAGGTTTTAAGGAGGAAAGGTTATGATGGTGCAAAAGCTGACATTTGGTCATGTGGGGTAATCTTGTATGTGCTTCTAGCTGGCTACCTTCCATTCCAAGATGAGAATTTGAATAACATGTACAAGAAGATTTTCAAGTCTTATTTCGAGTTCCCTCCGTGGTTTTCCATGGATTCGCGGCGTTTGGTATCTAAACTTTTAATGGCTGATCCGGAAAGGAGGATCACCATTCAAGGTATCATGAGGATCCCATGGTTTAGGAAGGATCTCGCATTGCCACGGGCGTTTTCGATCCAATATTTTCaaaagttagaaaaagaagaagaaaatgatcatGATGAAGAAGGAATGAGCAACAAGCAAGGAGGGGTCATTAGGAAATCCCCTTCATCCCCTGCATTTTTCAATGCATTCGAGTTGATTTCATCGATGTCCTCTGGTTTCGACTTGTCTAGCTTGTTTGAGATCAAAGGTAAGGCGTCCTCCATGTTCACTTCAAGGAGCACTGCCCGGGATGTCATCCGGAAATTGGAGAAAATGGCTAAAGTTATGAGGTATAAGGTTTATAGAGTGAAGCCATTCAAGTTGAAGTTGCAATGCCCCGAGGAAGGACGGAAAGGACAGTTATTGGTCACTGCTGAGGTGTTTAAGGTGGCGCCTGAAGTCACCGTGGTTGAGCTCTCTAAGTCCTCTGGCGACACCTTGGAGTATAACAAGTTTTGTGAAGAGGAAGTTAGGCCTGCCTTGAAGGACATTGTTTGGACATGGCAAGGGACTGGTACTGAAAATGCTGATGCTGATAACAAGCAGGTGTTGGAGCAATAG